Below is a genomic region from Sorghum bicolor cultivar BTx623 chromosome 9, Sorghum_bicolor_NCBIv3, whole genome shotgun sequence.
atattttttttccaaacatttatttttaaaataattttatgggtgaagttgttttttcttcttctctcggAAAGACATAAGTTAGTATGATTTTGTTCATATATTTATAATCCATCGTCTCTCTCACAGCCGTTCGGCAAGATCCCTGCCTTCGAGGATGGAGAACTCATGCTATTTGGTACTACTCCCTCCTCCGTCCACGAGAAATGCAATTCTCTACGTTTAAACCAAATCAATTTGAACaaaattttgtttttggctagAATCCCGTGCCATTTCAAGGCACGTGCTCCGAAAGCACTacaagaacggcggcggcggcgaccttCTCAGGGAAGGCGACCCCGAGGGGGCGGCCATGGTGGACGTATGGCTGGAGGTGGAGGCGCACCAGTACGAGCCAGCCGTCGCGGAGATCGTCCGGCACTGCGTGATCCTGCCGATgatcggcgccggcgccgcgcgcGACCAGCTCGTGGTCGACGCGAGCGCCGGGAAGCTTCGCGCTGTGCTGGCGGCGTACGAGGCGCGGCTGCGCGAGCACGAGTACCTtgccggcggcgacggcgacgacgcCGGCGTCAGCCTCGCCGACCTCGCGCACTTCGGGTTCACCCACTACCTCATGGCCACCGAGTACGCCGCGCTCGTGGAGGAGCGCCCCGCCGTCGCCGCGTGGTGGCGGAGGATCGCCGCCAGGCCGGTCGCCGCGCTCATGTCCTGGCCACCGCCGCCTAGTTGACCCCGTGACTGACCGACAAGCGGGGCCCATATTCTACCTGACATAAAAACCTTGTTCAGGTTTCACACACAAATAATTGTAAATCAGAGTGTGTTATCAGaggtttttttttccttgaGTGATTAAAGTTGTTCATTTCGCAGCTCCCTGGTACTAGCTAAAAGCCTAAACCACACACTTGTTCGGCCTCTccctgtttcatgcaaaccccACTTCGTCACTGTACAAACTCATGCATTTATCTCCTAATAATGTCAATACAAGATTGCAACTTTGACAAGAAAACAAACAAATCATAGCAGCTCAGAGAATGAGGATGAAGAAGGCGCCACCATCATCCTCTCCTGCGGCCGTCGTCGTCGGCATGGCGGTGCTGGCCGTGGCGTGGTCCTCCACCGGCCTGCGCGCGGCGGAGGCGACGATCGAGAGCacgtgcgcggcggcggcggcgcgggaccAGCGGGTGGACACGAGGTTCTGCGCGCAGCAGTTCCTGGAGTACCAcgaggcggcggaggcggaccTGTGGGGCCTGGCGAAGACGGCGGCGCTGATCGGCGTGAACCTGGGCGACGACGCCGTGTACGACGTCCACGACGGCACGGTCGTCCCGGACCCGCCGGCGGGGGCGGGTGGGGCGAGGGGGAAGGCGGCGATGGGCGCGTGCGCGCAGGCGTACGACGCCGTCGGCATGGCGTTCGCCGAGGCCGCCGCCGAGCTCGGCGCGCGGCGGTTCGAGCCGGCCAGGGAGAGGTTCGGCCGCGTGACGCCGCTCGTGTGCCGGTGCGACGGCGCGCTCAAGGTCGCCGGTGCGAGGACGCCGCCCGTGCTGGCGAGGTACGGCGACGAGTGCCAGCAGATGGCCATCATCGGTGCCGCCATCACTAACCTCATCAAGTGATCCACAGCACCGCACGTACCTTTCCGTGGATTTGTGTAATTTTGTAGTAGAATCCTCTTAAATAaacaaaaaatgtgaaaattacCGATCGAATGTCACCAATAAATTTTCGGTAAATCTGTATCATACTTCGAGCGTTCCTCGCCGAGCGCGCGCTCGATTTCATCCTGAGCGCCAGATTCACCATCGACGCTCACGCGCCATGCGCGTGAACACAGAACACTCAACACTAGTCGGTGTGACCGGTGCAGCGCCATGCACCCGGCGGCATCACGTCTCAGTGGCAAGTTTCACCTCTCAGTTGTCAAGACATGACactaaaataaaaatagaaTTTTTCAGTGCACAGTTTCATCTTACAATTTTATAGAGTAGATTTAGCATTAAATTCATGTACTATACTGTGATAATGATGCAATATTCAGCAACATTAACCAATAGATGGCTAGCTAGTACCAACATTGAGCAACTACTGCTCGAATGACCAGATACACAAATCAAAAACACGCAGAACGTCGAGGCTCCTAGTCCGTGAGTCTGCGACTTGCTGGTGAGCGCGACAGCGCCCAAGGTCTTGTCgtgcaaactcctgctgaacgCCAAGTGGTTGCTAAGAAGGCGTGATcttttccaatttttttttttcattttgtgCCTCTTAATGTTAACAAAACGTAACACAGCGTCTACAAGAATATGAACAGACCGATTTCATTCTGACACAAAGACAGCACACACAAGAATAAGCAACAAGATTAACCACAGATTGTCGTGAAAAAGTCATCCCGAATTAGGTACCTAGGATTGTTAACTAATTAACGAGATAAAAGTGCAATTAATCATCGGAACCATGCAGATTCAGAATGCAGGACAGCCATGCAACAAGCAGGTGTGTTTGATCGAGTTTGACGTCAATGGCGCCCgccgccgtgcccgtgccgcGCGTTTCATTCTGGTCGAATTATTGAGCGACGACTGCATCACAGAGAATCAGAAGCCCATGCCGTCCATGAACCCGCCGTCGTACGCCGCGTCCACCTCGGCGTCGCCGATCATGTCGCCGATCATCAACCCGCCGAGGAGGCCGAGCCCGAGCCCCGCCGCCGAGCCCAGCCCTCCGCCGGacctcgccgccggcgccgcgccGTGGCCCGCGTACCTGTACGGCACCGCACCGTGCGGCGCGGCGCCGTAGCCATACGCGCCGTACCCGTACtggtggtggtgctgcgggTACGCTCCGGCGGGGCCGCCGTAGGGAGCTCCAGGTCCAGGACCGTACGGCTGGTGGTACGGCGGGTACTGCCGCGCGCTGCCGCCCGGGGCCGCCACCGGGTACGCGGTGATGGCGGCGTTGGCGCCCTTGCCGTGGTGCcgcttggacgacgccggcgGGGCGTGGTGCGCGTACGGGTGGTTGGCGTGGGCGTCCGGCGCCGGCGCGTCGGAGAGCCTGTAGGAGATGTGGAGCACGCCGCGCTTGCGTCCGCTGACGGGGCGGCGCACCTCGTAGCTGAGGTGCCTCTGCTCGGCGTTGGCGTTGGCGTTGCCGTTAGTGGCGGCGCCCTcgggcgaggcggcggcggcgaggtccTGCATGGGCACGACCACCTCGCCGACGTCGCGGTCGCCGAAGGCGCGCTCGGCGCGGAGCAGCACGTGCAGGGCGAGGCCGCGCGGGTCGGCGGCGGGAGGGATGGTGAACCGCAGCGGGGCGTGCCACATCGGGTTCCGTCCCCCTTCGCGGTCGGCGTACGTCCGGTGCGTCGGCAGCCGCGGGTCGCCGCCGGAGATGGACGCCACGGCGTACACGCGCATCTTGGTGAAGAACGTGACCCGCTTCAGGTCCTTGGCCGAGATCAGCGTCACCTCCAGCACCTGGTACGCCATTGCGTGGCGCCGCGCGCAGCCGGGCCCGGCTGCTGCTTCTTGCCTGTGTTCTTGTGTGTCGGAGATGGAGACGACGATGGAAGGTTGGTAGATGACGAAATGACGATTTTGGCCTTCCAGCTTGTAAGCTCAGCTCATGGCTTTTTTGGAGGGGGCGATTTTGTGCAATGCCAAGGGTTCTTGTACCCTGGCGTGGGCACGTGGCCATTGGACAAGAATAGCTTCACTTAACTTGGTTACATTTTTGTTATTCTTAATTAGGGCTATGGTTGTTAGCGGTAAACCGGCCATGGCGGTTCTTTGACGCATGGTCAAAAAGAAAGCATACAATGTGATTACTGGTAATGAATTGGATATGCTTCAACGGGTTTACCTTGAACTAGGTTTTAAAAAGCACATTTTCGAATGGTTTTTAGGTCCAATTTTCATTAAAAAAGGCGGCCACttgctttttttctttcttggtttaacTGAAATCGTGACGAAGCTTTTGCTGTTCTTTCTAAAAAAGGCATATTTTGATACTATCTATTTCTTTTAATAAAGGAAGTTTTGTTTGAAGTAAAATTTAGACATATACTTCGACATGACATGCCcattaattttaaaaaaaataagaaaaaagaaagaataataAGACCTAGTAAGCTGTAAACAACCTAAAATCTCAAACACAAGATAGAGTTCAAAACACCActatagacaaaaaaaaaagtggttGCTCGATTATCTTATACTACAGAAGTATTCGAGTTTCCAGTAGTGACTATAAAGCGAGACGTTCAAAGTTCAAAAAGCTCAATCACACTccaacaacaaaagtcatgaaagtGTATCAAAGCTTCCGACAAGCCTTCAAATTAAGTTCTCCAATTGTTTGACAATTGATCCAATAGTAGCACATGAACGATAAACATAAAAATATGACCGACACAATTGATCAAATCATTATTATCCATTTGAGCGGTATTTGTTCTTATTTCACAAATGACCATCATATTGGAGCATCCTTTTAGAACCCATGGAAGTAGTTAGCCACACTGATATGAATATATCTTCTAAAATGACACCTTTAAGAGAGAACATGATGACATCTTAACTTATCTAGAATTGACATCGTTTCCTCCCAACATGTAGgacgtgtgtgtgtgcgcgcgcgcgtgtacgtgtgtgtgtgcgcgcgtgtGAGAAAAAACACAAAAAGTAAATGAATATTTTTCGTGCAAACAACCTAGATCTCTCTCTTGAGATGGCTAAGTTGTCCATGTGTGCCACAATTTAACATGTGTTATCTCTTATAGACATACAAAACACGTCACAATGTTCACACAACGTCATCCACCAAATCACCTTACCTAGCTGCTCACCGAATCACATCTAATTAGCCACCCACGAATTGTACCTAACTAGTTGTTCACCATTG
It encodes:
- the LOC8069495 gene encoding probable glutathione S-transferase GSTF1 — encoded protein: MAVAGAVVKVYGSAVSPFVATVLVCLEEAGAAYELVPVDMAARENTAPHHLARNPFGKIPAFEDGELMLFESRAISRHVLRKHYKNGGGGDLLREGDPEGAAMVDVWLEVEAHQYEPAVAEIVRHCVILPMIGAGAARDQLVVDASAGKLRAVLAAYEARLREHEYLAGGDGDDAGVSLADLAHFGFTHYLMATEYAALVEERPAVAAWWRRIAARPVAALMSWPPPPS
- the LOC8075976 gene encoding pectinesterase inhibitor 8, which codes for MRMKKAPPSSSPAAVVVGMAVLAVAWSSTGLRAAEATIESTCAAAAARDQRVDTRFCAQQFLEYHEAAEADLWGLAKTAALIGVNLGDDAVYDVHDGTVVPDPPAGAGGARGKAAMGACAQAYDAVGMAFAEAAAELGARRFEPARERFGRVTPLVCRCDGALKVAGARTPPVLARYGDECQQMAIIGAAITNLIK
- the LOC8075977 gene encoding protein SRC2; the protein is MAYQVLEVTLISAKDLKRVTFFTKMRVYAVASISGGDPRLPTHRTYADREGGRNPMWHAPLRFTIPPAADPRGLALHVLLRAERAFGDRDVGEVVVPMQDLAAAASPEGAATNGNANANAEQRHLSYEVRRPVSGRKRGVLHISYRLSDAPAPDAHANHPYAHHAPPASSKRHHGKGANAAITAYPVAAPGGSARQYPPYHQPYGPGPGAPYGGPAGAYPQHHHQYGYGAYGYGAAPHGAVPYRYAGHGAAPAARSGGGLGSAAGLGLGLLGGLMIGDMIGDAEVDAAYDGGFMDGMGF